TTACATTGGCAGGGAGAGTTGATTAGATGTATGTCAGTAATTCTGGTTTGCCGAACGACAAAACTGTCCAACACTATACATCTTACTCTCATTCAGCTATGTACATGCCTTCCGGGTAATGCGTACATTGTTAGAACTAAAATTCGTGCAACTTGCAGTGGTATCGTGCTAGTGTCTACCTAAGGACTGGATTTTGTTTGGTCGCTGACAGCTGGACGTCTCCATTCAAAACAGAGTCCACAAACCTTTCAGCTTCTTCCAGTGTCACCTCATCGTTGTACACAGCAAACCTCCCCCGCCGAGGCTTGTAGGTAAGGAGAAGCTTATCAGATGACTTGTATCCCGACTTGTCAAACGATGACAGGAATGCGGATTGTTTGTTCCGATCCAACAAAGCATAGGAGACTGCATTTCCAGAGTTGTATTTCTGGCGCCTGATCAGAGTTTTCTTAGATATCTGGATGCAtaatcaaaagaaaagagataGTATGTGTTAACAATGGCTAAGCAGAAGAACAAGAGAAGATATGTTTCTGCTATCGACTATCATACGATTTTTAAGACAGGAGATACAAACCTCATGCAGGACGGCTTGAAGCTGTCCCTTGGCTTTGTTTGATCCAAAAACACCGATGATACATACTGAAGTCTTCTCTCCCCAGATTTCTTCAAAGTTGGAAGCTGTGAGGATAGGAACtttgttttctttcctttgactGGTCTGGGAAGGTTTCCTATTAGCTTGATTCGATGCCagattctttttcttcttctcaaaaCTATCCAGAAGTGTCTTCAATTCTTTGATACCATATCTGAGATCTTTCACTGAAATACCGTCCTTCAGAAGGTGCTCCTCACCATTAACAGTTCGACCAATCAGAGCTGGAAGATTCTTCACGCCAAGCCTTTTGAGCAGCGGAAGAGAAACATCATGTACCTAAAAAAAGGACCACAGTTTACAACATTACATTGATGTTCTTCGTCGAGTTCTAAAAGCATAAACATTGTTGTTACCAATCCTGACTACTCGATGACATGGCAAATGTACACTATTCTAATGGAAGATCAATCATATAACATTATTTTCCATAccatttttatataaagaatCATTCAATAACGCCTAAGATCTACAAGTCATCACAGCCCATACCAATTAACATCTCACAGTACGCTATGTACCAAGTTTTCCCTTGATGAGAAGACAAATAGTGATGACCAGAATCTCCTAAGCCTGATAAGCAAATGGAACAGTAATAGCAATGGACTAAATTTCTCACCTCTGCGTCATAAAAAATTAACCGGTTGTGGAACATCCCACTGATAGCACGCCACATCGCTGGTGTGTCCTTCTTAGTTGACAGTAAGAGCACTTGAGGCAAGATTTGGTAGGATATTCGAAGGGAAGCTGAATCGGCTAATATCTACCCATTTGGAGAATCTTGGCAGGTGTTCTTGACAAAATGTCTTCAAGCTCTTAGCGTCATATTCACCAGAATACTCGTGCAAAGACCCTTTCTCTGTAGTGGCGTATGAATAAATGAAGAGATGGGCTGATTTTCCTAATGACATACCAGCCTTTTTGCACAGAGCTTTTTCATTATCACAGTTGACCTTACCAGCCTGCACCAAGAGAGAGTTACTAAGTTTGTTCTTGCTATATGTTGAGCAGCACTGTATGTTGAGTCACTAAGCAAGTTTTTTTATCAGCTTACCCTCAGAGCACCATCCAATGAATGGGCCACGTCCTGCATGACATTTTCTAGCACAATTTGACCTTTTGATTGAGatgtataaaataaaataagccAAGTAATTCCTTGATCAGCTATTTCTTTATTGAAAACTTGCGTGGTGACATTCTGAATCCTGACAGCGCTAGAATGCTGACCAGAAGTTCCTGTATTGGCTCTAGCCGAGCCAGCTGATCCACCATGTTGGCTACCTCCCGTTGACCCACCAGCAAAGAAGTTGGAGAAAACATCACCAAGATCAAAACCAAATAGGTTCCGCCGCTGGCCCCAGGGTTACCACCAAACGAAAAGGAAAATGTTTTTGTATTTCCGTGACCACCCATTGTCTGCCATCCATCACCAGATGTGAAATAGCTGGTCTTGGGGCCACCACCAGTGAAGTATGTATAACCCTCACGATTCCCAAAATTTTCACCATCAAATCCTAGGTTACCCTTCTCATCCCCGTAGAGGTCACAATTTTTCCTCTTCTGTTCATCAGAAAGAATCTCATACGCTGCAAAGGAAACACCAATAAACTTCAGGTAATTCAATGTTACAGAAAAGGCACAGCCACTCTCACCTAGCAAATAATCATGAAATGAAACTAATTCGCCAACAAGAGTTACAGAACCCCCTTAATGGCTTGATAATTCAGTGTAAATAGAAGCAGCGTGGACCAAACATAGAGCATGAGCATGTACTATCACACAACTTTCTGCAACTAAACAAACCAAAGAGACAGCATGCAATATTTAAAATGCAGCTCAGGATGGGTACATAAACAGCAACAAAGCCTGATCTAGGTAAGACTAAGGCATTTAAAATCAACCAAATCAATGCAAAGGGCTCTGGACACATGCGGACGGAATGGCCATGATGTTCCATCCAGATATGATGAGATCATATTTGTTCAGAACACGGTTAGTTCGAGGGAAAATGCCAAATGAAGGATTATCTGATATATACACCATCAGTATCTCCAAATTACAAATCTAAATGCATATAGAAAATTCAAAGTAGAGTTCCTTACCATTGTttatttcttcaaaattttcctGTGCGCCCTTGACTTTATTCTTGTCAGGGTGATGCTTTAGAGAAAGCCTGTGGACATCAGAAATAAGAGAAGATTGTTGATCTAAGGAGCTATAGGCTCAAACTAAATCACATTGTTCTCTCAACTCGAGAAGTTGAAAACGTAAAATATTCCAAACACACCTGTGAAAGGCTTTCTGAATATCCCGTTGGCTGGGATTCTTGTCAACTCCAAGAACCTGCAACCCAAAATATCATGAACTCATGATGTATCAATGGtgacaaaaaagaaaataccTAGGGTTTACATTTAACCAAGGAATCGGCAATTACGTGCACATTATACGCAATTGCTCACATTACCGTGCAAGGCTATCGAATTGAGGACAAGCGAGGCCACGAGGAGAGACCGGAGGGGGATCCCCATCGCGGTGTGCCGCACAGCTTCGGTTTGATTCTTAGGGTTGAATTCTAGTTGGATCCGGAGGATGATGACGATTTCGCTATGGGCGGAGCCACCGTTTTTAGGGaggaaagcaaattctataggatcgAGTCTTACGAAAGATCTCCTTCCCTGTGATGACACGTgtctcttccctctctctcttctttagCCCAGCCGTTGGATTAGAGGATGTGTGGCTGGATCAGTATCTCACTAAAATCTTTCGTAGGAAGGTcgtatagaatttgcttccgcTACGGAGCGTCGCTTCAGGGTCGAGATGCTTCACGAGCAGGAACACGTGGCCATTGGAGGTACTTCCAGCGGATTCTACCAATAGAATTCGAGCTTTCGAGTTGCATGGCCGTCACAGTGTTAGATCCAGACATGTGCCACGTAGGATGATTGTGCCTGTATTGTATTCTGATGGACCATCGGCACCGCCAGTTTCCAAGGCCTGGCTGCGGAAAATAAATGGGAGTTGAATTTTAGGCCGAGCTTGGGCAAGGCTTGGTTCATTTTGAGCTAACGGACTGCTGCCAAGGCTTGTCACAAtattttatgactatttcgagAATGTTTTGTATTttaagaatattttttatttttaaacttgtCACTGGTTGAAATGGTGATTGTTGCCCTTTAAAAggatttacaattttttattttcaaaatataaaaataaaaaagttcttgCGCGACGTGTCCTGCAGGCCTATTCTAGATCGGGCCAGCCCAATTTGTTCAAGTCTTCTATCGAAATAACGCCAGGCCTGTTCACACACGGCCACACGGGCATTGGGCGAAGCATCAAACTCGTGTACGCAAACACACGCCTTGTTCCACAACACATCTGAACCGTCGAACGCTAGAGCATCGTCAAATCCACGCCATCGACGTTCAAAATCCTAACACCCTCATAAATCCAGGCGATGACGGTGAAATTCGACTCCTCCTGCAACGCAACCCTACTCGGCCAGTTGCTTTCCCAAAGCCGAACCCTTTGGGCCCCGCACGCCTCAGCTTTATAGGCGCTCTccaccgccgcggccgccacGCGCAGCAACCGGTAGCGGACGAGCAAGCAACCCCAAGCCCTACTGCCACCCCGCCCCACGCCATGGTCGACCCGGCCGAGCACCGTGccccggaggaggaggaagagaccGCGGCGGCGGGCGAGGACGAGGACACCGGCGCCCAGGTCGCGCCCATCGTCAAGCTGGAGGAGGTCGCCGTCACCACcggcgaggaggacgaggacgtgCTCCTGGACATGTGAGCCGCGTTGCTTCCTCCCGATCCGCTCCGATCCGATTGGATAGGTTTTGATCTGACTCGTGGGGTTGCGCAGGAAGGCGAAGCTGTACCGGTTCGACAAGGAGGGGAACCAGTGGAAGGAGCGGGGCACGGGCACTGTGAAGCTGCTCAAGCACAAGGAGACCACCAAGGTTCGCCTTGTCATGCGCCAGGCGAAGACGCTCAAGATCTGCGCCAATCACCTCGGTAATATCAGTTTTTCCAGGATTTTATATATGGCGATTTCGATCTGGATGCATGAGTTTTTGACCCTCGAGggttttgcttttcttttttgcggTATGTGCAGTGGTGGCGACGACGAAGATGCAGGAGCACGCAGGGAGCGATAAGTCATGTGTGTGGCACGCGCTGGACTTCGCCGACGGCGAGCTCAAGGAGGAGATGTTCGCCATCCGCTTTGGATCTGTTGAGAGTGAGCACTGAACCATACCTTACCTCCTTTCCCCACCGTGCATCTTGCGCTTATTGCCCCTTTTGTTCATAACTAGCAAGTCACAGTACTACTAGTATAAGCTTGTGCGTTGAAAAAAATCCTCATGATGTTGGGACGTCTGTTAATTGAACATGTTATTGTTGTTTGGTTGTTTTGTTTTAGTTTAATTGAGTTGATTATGGATCCATGAATTGTGTGATGACAAGCAAAGTTTGTTGGATGTGATTCGCTATGTTGTATCATAGGTTGATCCATTGCACTCCCGCCCTCCTTGATCTTGAACACCCTATCTATTACTAGGTGTACTAGGCATATTCACTGGCATAGCATTGTTTGGCATTTGCTTGTACTCAATCTTGTATAGCACTCTTTCTTCCTGATGTACTTGAATTTGTTCATGTAATTCTGGCTTTTACTACATGTGTTTTCAGTATGGGAGGACTTAAGTACTTGTGCTCTAAGCAAAAGAGATTTTGTTTAGACACAATATGATATTGTTGATTGTAATAGTGGGAACCCATTGTCTTGATTGAGATGTCACGAACATCCCTAAACTTTTAGCTAACTGCAACTTGGGTCTCTAAACATGTACATGAAGTTTCAATTTTTGTAAGACTTGTAAATCgtgacttatgtaattttggCTTTTCATATAGCCAAAGTACCAAGTTGGCATCAGTCTAATGATACAAAACTGATTTTGATCATTGTCGGACCGTTATATTGCCTTGCATCATGAATAACTAGCATTAATTTTGCGCGTCCACTCAGCTGCCATGTCTTAACTTTTTAGCTAATTAATTAGAGTGGCATTGTAGCCATATTGCTGCGTGGGTCACCTTTTGCAACTCCAGTCCATTGCTGTAGTGTTTCTTTGGCCGTGGTTGCTCTTTTATTTCCGTGGTGCGTATGTAATTTCAAACTAACCCGGCCGTTGGCACGGCATTGTACTCGCGCGTTTcctcttcttaatataatgacatgCAGTTCTCCTgcatgttcgagaaaaaaaaagattaagggTCCTAACAAGTTAGTTTTCTAGATTAAGGGTCTTTGGCGCTATGTTAAAAGGACCTCTGGTGCAGTTTTCTCATTGAGATATGTGTCAAACAATGGTATGAATCGTTCATGTTAGTATTGTACGATTTTTTTGTTATCTAGAAATATATGACAGATCTTACAGTTAGATGTTAACTGTTTTATAGTTTTTTACTTATATGTTTTTCTATCTGTGAGACTAGAAAGGTTTATATGGATTGAATTCTCTGTTTGTTGGGTTTACAGCTACTTCTCTCCGAGATACCAATTGCTGTGGTCTGATGCTATTTTTAGAAATAGCCTATCAAATctatatttacacaatcctcaTTTATTGTGGACTTGCTGCTTACTCTTTCGTGCTTCTATTTCAGACTGCAAGAAATTCAAAGATACTGTAGAAGAGATTGCTGAGCAGCAAGGAAAGAATGAGGAAAAAGAAAACGAGGAAGTCTCCTCTGCTGCTGTATCTGTAGAGAAGTTAACAGTGACAGAGGCCAACAAGGAGGAAAATGCGAAGAAAGAGGAGGCTCCCCCAGCAGATGATAAGAAAGATGTTAAAGAGTGAAGGCGCCTGCTTTTGCTGCCTATGCGTTAGTGGGCATTTATATACTCAAAACAAGTGTCAAATGAGTGTCATTCCATTCATTTTGTTGTCAAGGTTAATCTTACCTTCACAAATTTTCATTGTGTTTTCTTCGGGATGAATGTTTGTGCTAGGCAAAATTGGAGTCGTGTCAGTCATCTACTTGGCATTGTTAGTTGATAGACTTATTTCAGTTGCTTGTTTATCTGGGATGGAGTGGCTGGGGTCATCGTGTTTGTACAATTATTTGGAGTTGCTTTTGGAATGAACGCGGTTTGAGTTGTTCAAAGTTTGAGGTGGTGATGTCTTTTCGCTTCACCTATCTGCTCCATTAATAATATGAGATGCTGTATTTTTTGGTGATGCATTATTTGCGCTGTGACTAAGGCGTTCTTGACTAAGTATATACGAATAagagtatattatatatatatatatatatatatatatatatatatatagatatggtATATTATATATTTGATGGACATCTCTGAATATTGCTTATCTGTATCTGTGGGATTTGATATATTTGGAGATTATAAATACTTGTACTAGAAAGGTTTTGATCGGGTTAACCAATTCGAGCACGATTAGTATTTAAACTGGATTAATCTGACTTGATCGATAAAAAACCTATTCGAGCATGACTAGTATTTAAACTGGATTCATCTGACTTGATCGATAAAATGAAGGAGTCCTTATCAACTACGGCTAGGATTAAAGCGACGCTAGGACCCCTTATAAGGTGAGGATCTTGACCTCTGAGGGGAACTAACTCGATGCAAGCACAAAGACTGTGGCTTTAGAGATACTCGGCAACTTCAACCCTATATTAGTTTAGATCATATCTACTCAATATGTTTAACCACCTTGCTTGTATTTAAGACAATCTATATATAATATCATCCACAAAGGACGTAGGATATTACTCCTCTTCgggggcccgaacctgtatacatcgcgtgTCTTGTTTCTTGCTCGATCCCTAATCTCGAAGGGCACCCCGGTTCAATTACGGACACaatgtcaggaactaatcttcgacaattGGTGCTAGGTAGGGGTCTTAATATATTTttcaggatcgatcatgtctcaagtgcgcGTTCATGTTGGATTCTTCAACACtggcttctatgaccactttgaGTTGGTGGCGGCCATCTTCGCATCGCCTCCTGTTGATTCAAATGTCACTTCGGAACAATGGCATACCGTTGGGATGATCAAGGTGAACTGATTCACACCGGTATCATCGAGTCCAACCGATTGGACACATACTGGAGGTGGacacctcgagtgggatccAAGGAGCCTAACGTTCTTCAGTTCATGGACACTGACATCAATGACGAAAGTCAGGAAAGTGGCAACGATAGCTCTCTCAAGTGTCAGAgtagccgaacagatcgattcgtgtttatggtCAGGTCTGACAGCACACCCATCGAGAAAAACTTGGAGGATCTAGATGCCCTGATGCATGATGGCGAAAAAAATCCCCGAGGACCCAGCGGCATCAATTGGGGCTCTGTAGGCCCTgatatcacccgtcaccaccgGGAAGAGGAAAACCAGGGAACCCTGATATTCGACGTTGAGTTGGCCTGAGAACACCTACTCTTTAGGTGGTGCCCCATTCGCAACGATTCCAAGATCGATGAATGAACTCCCTCAACATAGCAAACACGGAGCAACATCGTCTCAACCACAGCCAAGTCTGGGCAGCGGTATTTTTAGTACCCCCAAAGCTAATGTCTAGGGTGCTCATATGATTCTGAGGTCCTTCCCCGAGTTGGATCCGACGAATCCCTTAACATCGATGGTCAATCAGCTCAAGACTCTGCTTGATGCAGCTCAGATCCAGGCGGCTCGAGTGAATAACCACAATGGCTCTAGGCACCCTAGCCAGTAAGGCGCTGGTTTGAGGAGTCACGAATGTGGATATACCTAAGTCGAGGGATCCCAAACAGGAAGCTCGGGTGGTCGAGCTCGAGTACAGTCCTACGAGCCCGACTGTAACTGCCCCATCCATAGGCTTAGGAACCAGGAAAACCTAAGGAACTGCATCCCTCACGATAGGAACGAGGGAGAATGATAGACATCCGCTATGAGGAACACCGTGATGAAGACCGTCATTATAACGATTGCAGACCTCTGGGACGAGACGGTCAACGCGACTCCCCTATTCGAAAGTAACATGCGTAATggtcctcctccatctcctcctgaagaattcgATGGAGGTTGTGAAGCCTTCGCACCTAAGCTCCGGTCGATacgatggcccgagaagttcaaggcgAGTCTGATCCAGAAGTACAACAGGAAGCTCAACCTCAATGAGTGGTTACAAATCTACACCACTTTCAAGCGGCTGGTGGCAACAATAGGGTAATGACCAATTATCTACTAATTGCCCTCAATGGACCTATAAGGTCCTGGCTACTGAACCTGCCACCCAACTCGATTCGATCATGGGCTGAGCTGAAGGCTTAGTTTATCACCAAATTTTAGGCAACATTTGAGCATCCAGGAACGAAAGATGGTCTCCATCAGCTGAACTAAGGTACAAACGAGTCTCTTCGGGACTTCATTCGCAGATTCAGTGATAGGTGCAACACGATCCCGGACATCTCCGATAGCTCGGTCATAATCACCTTCAAGCGAGGCGTCGAGGGCAAAGATCTGGTCAGGAAGCTTGCTACCTAGAAAATCGATATGGTGAAAGAACTCTTTGAGCTGGATGATAAGTACGCAAAGCATGATGAAGCCTAAGCACACGCCAAAAATCCTTAGTCTGGTAAAGACAAGCCAGAGTTCTTAAAgatggggggggggaggggggagaacAAACCTGGTGATAAGCGCAAGGGTCTAGACATGACCATGGTTGCGGTCAATAGGAGCAAGTCCCACAACACCGGGGATAATAATGGCCTGAGCCATGGAGGCGAGAAATGGTGTCCCGTCCATCGGACCAACCAGCATAACTTTGACGAATGTCACGTTATCAAAAAGAAGCTCGATGACAAGCTTAAGGTTGTAATTGCTAAGTATCATAGGAAACAGACCAAGCCAGACACCAAAGACGATGAGACTGAATTCCGTGGGGCTGACTAGAGCTTGGTGCACATCTTCGAATGATCCGCCTCATACGAGTGCAAGAGGCAATACAAGACGGTCGAGATGGAGGTTAACCTAGCTCTAACTAGGCCTCCTCGATACCTTAGGTGGTTGGAAGTCTCGATCACCTTCCATCAAGCTGACCATCCAGCCGTGGTTCCACACCTGGGTCGGTATCCAGTTGTGGTCTAgcctactatcctcaacatcaaagtctaTAGGACCTTGGTCGACGGGGGAAACTCACTAAACCTCACCTTCGCCAAAacattagacaagatgggaataCAAAGGTCGGAGCTCAAGACAGGAGCTGAGCCTTTCCATATTATAACTccaaactcatcgaccatgtcCCTTGGCTAGATCGAGTTGCTGATTACGTTTGGCGAGCTTGATAATTTCCATATAGAGAAGCTTACCTTCGATGTTGCGAATTTTGAGACAGCCTACAACTTGATCCTAGGCCGCCCAATGTTAGGCAGGTTCTTGGTCATAGTGCACTATGCGTACCAGGTGTTCAAGATCCTAGGCCCCAATggggtcataaccatcaagggagATCAATGTGCAGTGGTCAAATGCGACAAAcagagcctggatatggtcgaaaACTTGGAGAATGtgtgctaatttggtgataccccgagtaggcatctagaaaacatagcattGCATAACCCGCAGTAGTGTCGACAATTTGATCGATACGAGGGGGAAGAAAAGGATCTTGTGGACAAGCTTTTTTTAGGTCGGTGAAATCAACACACACTCTCCATTTGCCATTGGCTTTCTTGACAATGACAG
The nucleotide sequence above comes from Phragmites australis chromosome 4, lpPhrAust1.1, whole genome shotgun sequence. Encoded proteins:
- the LOC133916322 gene encoding ran-binding protein 1 homolog c-like translates to MVDPAEHRAPEEEEETAAAGEDEDTGAQVAPIVKLEEVAVTTGEEDEDVLLDMKAKLYRFDKEGNQWKERGTGTVKLLKHKETTKVRLVMRQAKTLKICANHLVVATTKMQEHAGSDKSCVWHALDFADGELKEEMFAIRFGSVENCKKFKDTVEEIAEQQGKNEEKENEEVSSAAVSVEKLTVTEANKEENAKKEEAPPADDKKDVKE